The Deltaproteobacteria bacterium genome includes a region encoding these proteins:
- the tyrS gene encoding tyrosine--tRNA ligase produces the protein MKALLDELAWRGLLYQRTAEEALDAHLQSRGRTGYCGFDPTADSLTIGHLIPILLLVHWQRAGHRPLVVMGGGTGLIGDPSGKDRERLLLDVDRVAANVESQRRIFERVLDFDAAAPHGARILDNRSWLGELRFVDFLREVGKHFSINAMIQKESVRERLERRDQGISYTEFSYMLLQAFDFLHLRRSFGCSVQMAGSDQYGNITAGIDLIHRTLGHDCEAFGFTAPLVTHADGRKIGKSEGAPVWLTTDRTSAYAFYQYWINVADADVPSFLRRFTLLERDEIVAIVETHAAAPEKRQAQRALARHMTALLHGEPERARVEAASEALFGDGVLEALDGATLREMAAELAHTQHDLSLLAGDGVPLLDLLPQTPLASSRRQAREFLEQGAIALNGHRVAADRRASTGDLLAGGLMFLRRGKKRWHVTRWENG, from the coding sequence ATGAAGGCTCTCCTCGACGAGCTCGCCTGGCGCGGCCTCCTCTACCAGCGGACCGCCGAAGAGGCGCTGGATGCGCACCTGCAGTCGCGCGGGCGCACGGGGTACTGCGGCTTCGATCCGACCGCCGACAGCCTCACGATCGGCCACCTGATCCCGATCCTGCTGCTCGTCCACTGGCAGCGAGCCGGCCATCGTCCCCTCGTCGTCATGGGTGGCGGGACGGGTCTGATCGGCGATCCCTCGGGCAAGGACCGCGAGCGCCTCCTGCTCGACGTGGACCGCGTCGCAGCGAACGTCGAATCCCAGCGGCGCATCTTCGAGCGTGTGCTCGACTTCGACGCCGCGGCGCCGCATGGCGCGCGGATCCTCGACAACCGTTCGTGGCTGGGCGAGCTGCGCTTCGTCGACTTCCTGCGCGAGGTCGGGAAGCACTTCTCGATCAACGCGATGATCCAGAAAGAGTCGGTGCGCGAGCGGCTCGAGCGACGCGATCAGGGGATCAGCTACACCGAGTTCAGCTACATGCTTCTCCAGGCCTTCGATTTCCTGCACCTGCGCCGGAGCTTCGGCTGCAGCGTCCAGATGGCGGGCTCGGACCAGTACGGGAACATCACCGCCGGAATCGATCTGATCCACCGCACGCTGGGCCACGACTGTGAGGCCTTCGGCTTCACCGCTCCCCTCGTCACCCACGCCGACGGCCGCAAGATCGGCAAGAGCGAGGGCGCCCCGGTCTGGCTCACCACGGATCGCACCAGCGCCTATGCGTTCTATCAGTACTGGATCAACGTGGCCGACGCAGACGTGCCCTCCTTCTTGCGGCGTTTCACGCTCCTCGAGCGCGACGAGATCGTCGCGATCGTCGAGACGCACGCCGCAGCACCCGAGAAGCGACAGGCGCAGCGGGCACTCGCGCGCCACATGACCGCGCTCCTGCATGGCGAGCCGGAACGAGCACGCGTCGAGGCGGCGAGCGAGGCGCTCTTCGGTGACGGCGTGCTCGAGGCGCTCGACGGAGCAACGCTTCGCGAGATGGCGGCAGAGCTCGCGCACACCCAGCACGACCTCTCGTTGCTCGCGGGCGACGGCGTGCCGCTGCTGGATCTCCTGCCGCAGACGCCACTCGCCAGCTCGCGACGGCAGGCGCGGGAGTTCCTCGAGCAGGGGGCGATCGCACTCAACGGGCACCGGGTCGCCGCGGATCGGCGCGCCTCGACCGGCGACCTCCTGGCCGGAGGGCTCATGTTCCTGCGCCGCGGCAAGAAGCGCTGGCACGTGACGCGGTGGGAAAACGGCTGA
- the gltB gene encoding glutamate synthase large subunit, whose translation MTRHGLPSRQGLYDPANERDACGVGFVANLRGEKSHALVHQGIEVLEKLEHRGACGCDPETGDGAGILVQLPDRFLRQEAAKLGIELPAAGRYASGMVFLAPGEGARERQQALFEEIVAAEGQRFLAWRDVPVHPERIGRLAREAMPVIRQVFVAAADGIDEDGFDRKLYVIRRVFERRVKAIGAFCYVPSLSPRTFVFTGMLMSTQIEPFYPDLTDPALESAIALVHSRYSTNTFPTWDLAQPFRTMAHNGEINTLKGNRASMRAREGTLRSSLFGEEDLHKLYPIMKEDGSDSAQFDNVLEFLCLAGRELPEAILMMIPEAWENHAEMDPERRAFYEYHSFLMEPWDGPASIAFTDGRKIGAVLDRNGLRPSRWIVTRDGLVVMASEVGVLEIAPERVLRKGRLQPGRIFFVDLEAGRIVEDEEVKAHYVARRPYREWVETRRVLLDDLPPAAVPAEQPAGPEQRFALQQVFGYTSEDLRLLIAPMVADGKWAIGSMGNDEALACLSDRPRMLYHYFKQLFAQVTNPAMDSINEGTVMSLFSTLGAEKNLLDETAEHARLLRCNRPILSDEELGRIRAIALPGFTCRTLPALFEVGEGGDGLRQALDALCREAAAAVRGGANLLILSDRGVDPEHAPIPMLLATGAVHHHLVREGLRTQCGLICETGEARDVSQFALLLGYGAGAINPYLALETVAELAQDELYVPASVGLAKGTQNYLKACDKGLLKTMAKMGISTLQSYRGAQIFEAVGLDRELVARCFAGTASRVSGVGYDVIARECAMRHGRAFAGDGWTYPELDPGGLYQWRRRGERHTFNPDSISRLQHAVRQDSYETFREFSKAADGEAERLCTLRGLFRFRFAEEPIPLAEVEPSEEIVKRFCTGAMSYGSISLDAHETLAIAMNRIGGKSNTGEGGEDPRRFAPDANGDLRRSAIKQVASGRFGVTSWYLVNADEIQIKIAQGAKPGEGGELPGHKVDETIARTRHSTPGVGLISPPPHHDIYSIEDLAQLIYDLKNANRQAKISVKLVAETGVGTIAAGVAKGKADGVLISGHDGGTGASPLASIKHAGLPWEIGLAETQQTLVLNDLRGRIRVQTDGGLKTGRDVAIAALLGADEFGFSTAPLVALGCILMRVCHLNTCPVGIATQNPVLRERFAGQPEHVVRYLFFVADELREIMAKLGFRTVEEMVGRADRLSVDGAVTHWKARGLDFTELLHCPDVPHAIRHCEQQEHRLDAVLDVQLLELARPALEAGERVEARLPIRNTDRTVGTILGSEVSRRYGPEGLADDTIVLRFHGSAGQSLGAFAPRGITIHVDGDTNDYCGKGLSGGRIVVRVPRGAAFDPAENVITGNVALYGATSGEAYFQGMAGERFCVRNSGAQAVVEGVGDHGCEYMTGGRVVVLGRTGRNFAAGMSGGFAYVLDLDGAFPSRVNAERVDLEPLTPEDEEVIQRLVRRHFESTRSERAEEVLRKWNDFAPKFVKVFPKDLKLALDARIGARTGDG comes from the coding sequence ATGACCCGCCACGGACTCCCCTCCCGCCAGGGGCTCTACGACCCGGCGAACGAGCGCGACGCCTGCGGCGTCGGATTCGTGGCGAACCTCCGCGGGGAGAAGTCGCACGCACTGGTGCACCAGGGCATCGAGGTGCTCGAGAAGCTCGAGCACCGGGGCGCCTGTGGCTGTGATCCGGAGACGGGCGACGGCGCGGGCATCCTGGTCCAGCTCCCCGACCGCTTCCTGCGCCAGGAGGCCGCGAAGCTCGGCATCGAGCTGCCTGCCGCGGGCCGCTACGCCTCGGGCATGGTGTTCCTCGCGCCCGGGGAGGGGGCGCGCGAGCGCCAGCAGGCGCTGTTCGAGGAGATCGTGGCTGCCGAGGGGCAGCGCTTCCTCGCCTGGCGCGACGTGCCGGTGCACCCCGAGCGCATCGGCCGGCTCGCACGCGAGGCGATGCCGGTGATCCGCCAGGTGTTCGTCGCCGCGGCCGACGGCATCGACGAGGACGGCTTCGATCGCAAGCTCTACGTGATCCGCCGCGTGTTCGAGCGCCGCGTGAAGGCGATCGGCGCCTTCTGCTACGTGCCCAGCCTCTCGCCGCGCACCTTTGTCTTCACCGGCATGCTGATGTCCACCCAGATCGAGCCCTTCTACCCGGACCTGACCGATCCGGCGCTCGAGTCGGCGATCGCGCTGGTGCACTCGCGCTACAGCACCAACACCTTCCCGACCTGGGATCTCGCGCAGCCCTTCCGCACCATGGCGCACAACGGCGAGATCAACACGCTGAAGGGAAACCGCGCCTCCATGCGCGCGCGTGAGGGGACCCTGCGCTCCTCGCTCTTCGGCGAGGAGGACCTGCACAAGCTCTATCCCATCATGAAGGAGGACGGGAGCGACTCGGCGCAGTTCGACAACGTGCTCGAGTTCCTGTGCCTGGCCGGCCGCGAGCTGCCCGAGGCGATCCTGATGATGATCCCGGAGGCGTGGGAGAACCACGCCGAGATGGATCCGGAGCGGCGGGCCTTCTACGAGTACCACTCGTTCCTGATGGAGCCCTGGGACGGGCCGGCCTCGATCGCCTTCACCGACGGGCGCAAGATCGGCGCGGTGCTCGATCGCAACGGGCTGCGCCCCTCACGCTGGATCGTGACCCGCGACGGACTGGTCGTGATGGCCTCGGAGGTGGGCGTCCTCGAGATCGCGCCCGAGCGGGTGCTGCGCAAGGGACGCCTCCAGCCGGGCCGCATCTTCTTCGTGGACCTCGAGGCGGGCCGGATCGTCGAGGACGAGGAGGTCAAGGCGCACTACGTCGCCCGGCGCCCGTACCGGGAATGGGTGGAGACCCGGCGCGTGCTCCTGGACGACCTCCCGCCCGCCGCGGTTCCGGCGGAGCAGCCCGCCGGCCCCGAGCAGCGCTTCGCGTTGCAGCAGGTCTTCGGGTACACCAGCGAGGATCTCAGGCTCCTGATCGCACCGATGGTCGCGGACGGGAAGTGGGCGATCGGCTCGATGGGCAACGACGAGGCGCTGGCCTGCCTCTCGGATCGCCCGCGCATGCTCTACCACTACTTCAAGCAGCTCTTCGCGCAGGTCACGAATCCGGCGATGGATTCGATCAACGAGGGCACCGTGATGTCGCTCTTCTCGACGCTCGGCGCCGAGAAGAACCTGCTCGACGAGACCGCCGAGCACGCACGCCTCCTGCGCTGCAACCGACCGATCCTGAGCGACGAGGAGCTCGGGCGGATCCGCGCCATCGCGCTACCCGGCTTCACCTGCCGCACGCTGCCCGCGCTCTTCGAGGTGGGGGAAGGCGGCGACGGCCTGCGCCAGGCGCTCGACGCCCTGTGCCGGGAGGCCGCGGCGGCGGTCCGCGGCGGCGCGAACCTGCTGATCCTGTCGGACCGCGGCGTCGATCCCGAGCACGCACCGATCCCGATGCTGCTGGCCACCGGCGCCGTGCACCACCATCTCGTGCGCGAAGGGCTGCGCACGCAGTGCGGCCTGATCTGCGAGACGGGCGAGGCGCGCGACGTGTCGCAGTTTGCGCTCCTGCTCGGCTACGGCGCGGGCGCGATCAACCCCTACCTCGCCCTGGAGACGGTGGCGGAGCTGGCGCAAGACGAGCTCTACGTGCCGGCCTCGGTGGGCCTGGCGAAGGGCACGCAGAACTACCTGAAGGCCTGCGACAAGGGCCTGCTCAAGACGATGGCCAAGATGGGGATCTCGACCCTGCAGAGCTACCGGGGCGCCCAGATCTTCGAGGCGGTCGGGCTCGACCGCGAGCTGGTGGCGCGCTGCTTCGCGGGCACCGCGTCGCGCGTGTCGGGGGTCGGCTACGACGTGATCGCGCGCGAGTGCGCGATGCGCCACGGGCGCGCCTTCGCAGGGGACGGCTGGACCTACCCCGAGCTCGATCCGGGCGGGCTCTACCAATGGCGGCGCCGCGGGGAACGCCACACCTTCAACCCCGACAGCATCTCGCGGCTCCAGCACGCGGTGCGCCAGGACAGCTACGAGACCTTCCGCGAGTTCTCGAAGGCGGCCGACGGCGAGGCCGAGCGCCTGTGCACCCTGCGCGGGCTGTTCCGCTTCCGCTTCGCCGAGGAGCCGATCCCGCTCGCCGAGGTCGAGCCCTCCGAGGAGATCGTCAAGCGCTTCTGCACGGGCGCCATGTCCTACGGCTCGATCTCGCTCGACGCCCACGAGACGCTCGCCATCGCGATGAACCGGATCGGCGGCAAGAGCAACACCGGCGAGGGCGGCGAGGACCCGCGTCGTTTCGCACCCGACGCCAACGGCGACCTGCGGCGCAGCGCGATCAAGCAGGTGGCGTCGGGCCGCTTCGGGGTGACGAGCTGGTACCTCGTCAACGCCGACGAGATCCAGATCAAGATCGCGCAGGGCGCCAAGCCGGGCGAAGGCGGCGAGCTGCCGGGCCACAAGGTGGACGAGACGATCGCGCGCACGCGGCACTCGACGCCGGGGGTGGGCCTGATCTCACCCCCGCCGCACCACGACATCTACTCGATCGAGGACCTGGCGCAGCTCATCTACGACCTGAAGAACGCGAACCGCCAGGCGAAGATCAGCGTCAAGCTCGTGGCCGAGACGGGGGTCGGCACGATCGCGGCCGGTGTGGCGAAGGGCAAGGCCGACGGCGTGCTGATCTCCGGTCACGACGGCGGCACCGGCGCCTCGCCGCTGGCCTCGATCAAGCACGCCGGGCTGCCCTGGGAGATCGGGCTCGCCGAGACCCAGCAGACGCTCGTGCTGAACGACCTGCGCGGGCGGATCCGGGTCCAGACCGACGGCGGCCTCAAGACCGGCCGCGACGTGGCGATCGCAGCGCTGCTCGGCGCGGACGAGTTCGGGTTCTCGACCGCCCCGTTGGTGGCGCTCGGCTGCATCCTGATGCGCGTGTGCCACCTGAACACCTGCCCGGTCGGCATCGCGACCCAGAACCCGGTGCTGCGCGAGCGCTTCGCGGGGCAGCCCGAGCACGTGGTCCGCTACCTCTTCTTCGTGGCAGACGAGCTGCGCGAGATCATGGCGAAGCTCGGCTTCCGGACCGTCGAGGAGATGGTCGGCCGTGCCGACCGCCTCTCCGTGGACGGCGCCGTGACGCACTGGAAGGCGCGCGGCCTCGACTTCACGGAGCTGCTGCACTGCCCCGACGTGCCCCACGCGATCCGTCACTGCGAGCAGCAGGAGCACCGTCTCGACGCGGTCCTCGACGTCCAGCTCCTCGAGCTCGCGAGGCCCGCACTCGAAGCCGGCGAGCGGGTCGAAGCCCGACTCCCGATCCGCAACACGGACCGCACGGTGGGCACCATCCTCGGGTCCGAGGTCTCGCGCCGCTACGGCCCGGAGGGCCTCGCGGACGACACGATCGTGCTGCGCTTCCACGGGTCGGCGGGCCAGAGCCTGGGTGCCTTCGCGCCGCGCGGCATCACGATCCACGTGGACGGCGACACCAACGACTACTGCGGCAAGGGCCTCTCGGGCGGGCGCATCGTGGTCCGGGTTCCGCGTGGTGCAGCCTTCGACCCGGCGGAGAACGTCATCACCGGCAACGTGGCGCTCTACGGCGCCACCTCGGGCGAGGCGTACTTCCAGGGCATGGCCGGTGAGCGCTTCTGCGTCCGCAACAGCGGTGCGCAGGCGGTGGTCGAGGGGGTGGGTGACCACGGCTGCGAGTACATGACGGGCGGGCGGGTGGTCGTGCTCGGCCGGACGGGGCGGAACTTCGCGGCCGGCATGAGCGGGGGCTTCGCCTACGTGCTCGACCTGGACGGCGCCTTCCCGAGCCGCGTCAACGCCGAGCGCGTGGATCTCGAGCCCCTGACCCCCGAGGACGAGGAGGTCATCCAGCGTCTGGTGCGCCGGCATTTCGAGTCCACGCGGAGCGAGCGGGCGGAGGAGGTGCTGCGCAAGTGGAACGACTTCGCACCGAAGTTCGTCAAGGTGTTCCCGAAGGATCTCAAGCTGGCGCTCGATGCGCGCATCGGGGCGAGGACGGGCGATGGCTAA
- a CDS encoding cell division protein ZapA — protein sequence MAGKRSIAIRVLGQEIRIRTDAHPSELQRVASLVDETMGRLRDRTGAVDSRELAMMTAVNLARALLVERAGRHSESALAPRLRELTERVETLLQDDPPPA from the coding sequence GTGGCGGGCAAGCGCTCGATCGCGATTCGCGTCCTAGGGCAGGAGATCCGGATCCGCACCGACGCCCACCCGAGCGAGCTGCAGCGGGTGGCGAGCCTGGTGGACGAGACGATGGGCCGCCTGCGGGACCGCACCGGCGCCGTCGACAGCCGGGAGCTCGCGATGATGACGGCCGTCAACCTGGCGCGAGCTCTCCTGGTCGAACGCGCGGGACGCCACAGTGAGAGCGCGCTGGCGCCGCGTCTACGCGAGCTCACGGAGCGGGTCGAGACGCTCCTCCAGGACGACCCGCCGCCAGCCTGA
- a CDS encoding Lrp/AsnC family transcriptional regulator has translation MKFERPEPLELDSTDLAILDLLQRNCKLPLAEIGKQVDLTASSVVERIKKLEDAGVVRGYVALVDARAVGKDVTAFIGVSIDHPRAFEPFEREVEGAADVLECHHVTGQHTLMVKVKTDSTATLERLIDQIRRVDGVTRTETMVVLSTHTERTRIALDGLEAPLPRRTRRAPRTRHSGGAPA, from the coding sequence ATGAAATTCGAGAGACCCGAGCCGCTCGAGCTGGATTCCACCGACCTGGCGATCCTCGACCTGCTGCAGCGCAACTGCAAGCTGCCCCTGGCCGAGATCGGCAAGCAGGTCGATCTCACGGCCTCCTCGGTGGTCGAGCGCATCAAGAAGCTCGAAGACGCGGGCGTCGTGCGCGGCTACGTCGCGCTCGTCGATGCGCGCGCCGTCGGCAAGGACGTGACGGCCTTCATCGGGGTCTCGATCGACCATCCGCGCGCCTTCGAGCCCTTCGAAAGGGAGGTCGAAGGCGCGGCCGACGTGCTCGAGTGCCATCACGTGACGGGCCAGCACACGCTGATGGTCAAGGTGAAGACCGACAGCACGGCAACCCTCGAGCGGCTGATCGACCAGATCCGCCGCGTCGACGGCGTGACCCGCACCGAGACGATGGTCGTGCTCTCCACCCACACCGAGCGAACCCGGATCGCCCTCGACGGGCTGGAGGCGCCGCTTCCCCGCCGCACGCGCCGGGCTCCCCGAACCCGCCACAGCGGTGGGGCACCGGCATGA
- a CDS encoding glutamate synthase subunit beta: MAKVTGFLEFGRKDTPLRPVEERVRDWHEVQLDPSPEEVRTQAARCMDCGVPFCSVGCPLGNLIPDWNDLVYRDHWRDALTRLLSTNNFPEFTGLVCPAPCETACVLGINQAPVTIKQVEWEIVRRGWEEGWITPVRPERRSGRSVAVIGSGPAGLAAAQQLSRAGHGVTLFEKNDRIGGLLRYGIPDFKLEKWIIDRRLEQLREEGVSFQTGVHVGVDLSVAELRRSFDAVLLCTGCEVPRDLPVPGRELRGVYFAMEFLTQNNRRVAGERIPVEDEIVATGKHVVVLGGGDTGSDCVGTSHRQGAKSVTSLELLPRPPARRDPSTPWPFWPLMYRSSSSHDEGGERAFAIATQRLSGADGRVTGLHAVRLAFGEADPATGRRPMEEVPGSEFEIPADLVLLAMGFAQPVQQGLLEGLGLRLDARGNVAADTRSFTTSEPGVFAAGDCRRGQSLVVWALWEGREAARAVDQYLVRHSLLQSRDAFV, from the coding sequence ATGGCTAAGGTGACCGGGTTCCTCGAGTTCGGGCGGAAGGACACGCCCCTGCGGCCGGTCGAGGAGCGGGTGCGGGACTGGCACGAGGTGCAGCTCGATCCCTCGCCCGAGGAGGTGCGCACGCAGGCCGCGCGCTGCATGGACTGCGGCGTCCCGTTCTGCAGTGTCGGCTGCCCGCTCGGAAACCTGATCCCCGACTGGAACGATCTGGTGTATCGCGACCACTGGCGCGACGCCCTCACCCGCCTGCTGTCGACCAACAACTTCCCCGAGTTCACGGGCCTCGTCTGCCCCGCGCCGTGCGAGACCGCGTGCGTGCTCGGGATCAACCAGGCCCCCGTCACGATCAAGCAGGTCGAATGGGAGATCGTCCGGCGCGGCTGGGAGGAGGGCTGGATCACGCCGGTGCGGCCCGAGCGGCGCAGCGGCCGCTCGGTCGCCGTGATCGGCTCCGGGCCGGCGGGGCTGGCCGCGGCCCAGCAGCTTTCGCGGGCCGGGCACGGCGTGACGCTCTTCGAGAAGAACGACCGGATCGGCGGCCTGCTGCGCTATGGCATCCCCGACTTCAAGCTCGAGAAGTGGATCATCGACCGGCGGCTCGAGCAGCTCCGCGAGGAAGGCGTGTCCTTCCAGACGGGGGTCCACGTCGGCGTGGACCTCTCGGTGGCGGAGCTGCGGCGCAGCTTCGACGCGGTCCTGCTCTGCACGGGCTGCGAGGTGCCGCGTGATCTCCCGGTTCCCGGCCGCGAGCTTCGGGGCGTCTACTTCGCCATGGAGTTCCTGACCCAGAACAACCGGCGGGTCGCCGGCGAGCGGATCCCCGTGGAGGACGAGATCGTGGCCACGGGCAAGCACGTGGTCGTCCTCGGTGGCGGCGACACGGGCTCCGACTGCGTCGGCACCTCCCACCGGCAGGGCGCGAAGTCGGTGACCTCGCTCGAGCTCCTGCCGCGGCCGCCGGCCCGGCGCGACCCGTCCACACCGTGGCCGTTCTGGCCGCTCATGTATCGCTCCTCGAGCTCGCACGACGAGGGCGGCGAGCGCGCGTTCGCGATCGCGACCCAGCGGCTCTCGGGCGCGGACGGCCGCGTGACCGGGCTCCACGCGGTGCGCCTCGCCTTCGGGGAGGCGGATCCCGCGACCGGACGCCGCCCGATGGAGGAGGTGCCCGGGAGCGAGTTCGAGATCCCGGCGGACCTCGTGCTGCTCGCGATGGGCTTCGCGCAGCCGGTCCAGCAGGGACTGCTCGAGGGCCTCGGCCTCCGCCTGGACGCACGGGGCAACGTCGCTGCCGACACCCGGAGCTTTACCACCAGCGAGCCCGGCGTGTTCGCTGCCGGGGACTGCCGGCGGGGGCAATCGCTCGTCGTCTGGGCGCTCTGGGAGGGGCGCGAGGCGGCACGCGCCGTGGACCAGTACCTGGTCCGCCACTCCCTGCTCCAGTCTCGCGATGCCTTCGTCTGA
- a CDS encoding glycerophosphodiester phosphodiesterase family protein, with amino-acid sequence MRRTLGGAHPLVIAHRGASGYQPENTLPAFELAVAQRADMIETDLHRTRDGAIVVTHDEELAGLGGRGEIADATLADVRALDAGRGARVPTLDELLDGFGARIPFNLELKRGTRADYPDLEEGVLAAVRARGLLERTLFSSFYDPVLERLRRREPAARIGLLISPRYPRDLLARAQALGAEALHPEACLVDGELVDGAHAAGLRVLVYTVDDPAEMERLLALGVDGLFTNVPDRMRALVDSPEGFQLA; translated from the coding sequence GTGAGGCGCACGCTCGGCGGAGCGCACCCGCTGGTGATCGCCCATCGCGGCGCCTCGGGCTACCAGCCCGAGAACACGCTGCCCGCCTTCGAGCTGGCGGTCGCACAGCGGGCGGACATGATCGAGACGGATCTGCACCGGACGCGCGACGGCGCCATCGTCGTGACCCACGACGAGGAGCTCGCGGGGCTCGGCGGCCGGGGCGAGATCGCCGATGCGACGCTTGCCGACGTGCGCGCTCTCGATGCCGGCCGGGGCGCCCGCGTCCCCACCCTCGACGAGCTGCTCGACGGCTTCGGGGCGCGGATCCCCTTCAACCTGGAGCTCAAGCGCGGCACGCGCGCCGACTACCCGGACCTCGAGGAGGGCGTCCTCGCCGCGGTCCGCGCGCGCGGGCTCCTCGAGCGGACGCTCTTCTCGTCCTTCTACGACCCCGTGCTCGAGCGCCTGCGCCGCCGGGAGCCCGCCGCCCGCATCGGCCTCCTGATCTCGCCGCGCTATCCCCGCGACCTCCTGGCGCGCGCGCAGGCACTCGGGGCGGAGGCGCTCCATCCCGAGGCGTGCCTGGTCGACGGCGAGCTCGTCGACGGGGCCCATGCCGCCGGCCTGCGCGTCCTCGTCTACACAGTCGACGACCCGGCCGAGATGGAGCGCCTGCTCGCGCTCGGGGTGGACGGCCTCTTCACGAACGTCCCCGATCGGATGCGAGCCCTCGTCGACTCCCCCGAGGGATTTCAGCTCGCATAG
- a CDS encoding 5-formyltetrahydrofolate cyclo-ligase — protein MSIAAEKERLRREIGTLRRRIDPARRTLAGDAVARHVLAWPGLRPARRVALYAALPDELPTDRLMGALLARGHALLLPRAADSERLEFAAVSERSILAPGVFGVLEPPPEAPATPLREDDLVLLPGVAFDRWGARLGRGSGWYDRSLPPGVRDLFGLAFEAQLLERVPVTATDRRVRGVFTERGLRCCRARDASGGPRS, from the coding sequence GTGTCCATCGCCGCGGAAAAGGAGCGCCTGCGCCGGGAGATCGGCACGCTACGCCGGCGCATCGACCCGGCGCGTCGCACGCTCGCCGGGGACGCCGTGGCGCGTCACGTCCTGGCCTGGCCCGGACTTCGCCCCGCGCGGCGCGTGGCGCTCTATGCCGCGCTGCCCGATGAGCTTCCGACGGACCGGCTGATGGGGGCCTTGCTCGCGCGTGGCCACGCGCTGCTGCTGCCGCGTGCCGCCGACTCCGAGCGGCTCGAGTTCGCGGCCGTCTCCGAGCGATCGATCCTCGCTCCGGGCGTCTTCGGTGTGCTGGAGCCCCCGCCGGAGGCGCCGGCCACCCCGCTGCGGGAAGACGACCTCGTGCTCCTTCCTGGCGTTGCCTTCGACCGATGGGGCGCACGCCTGGGCCGGGGCAGCGGCTGGTACGACCGCTCTCTGCCCCCCGGCGTTCGCGACCTCTTCGGTCTTGCCTTCGAGGCCCAGCTCCTGGAACGCGTTCCCGTCACCGCAACGGATCGACGGGTGCGCGGCGTCTTCACCGAGCGCGGACTCCGGTGCTGCCGGGCGCGCGACGCCTCCGGAGGACCACGCTCGTGA